A window of Burkholderiales bacterium genomic DNA:
GGTTTCGCAGGCTCGTCATCGCTGCCGATCAGCGGGATTCGAGGTCGGGCCATGACCTCGACGGCGAAGCTGTCCCCGGACCGCAGCATGGACTTCCATTCACGCAACGAATAGACCTTCGGATTGATGTCGCGCCCGAGTTGCTGCTGGGCCGCCTGCAGCGCGTCGACGACGGAGCCGAAGTCCACCGCGCCGACGATAAGGAGGTCGATGTCGCTGTCCGCGGATTCGGTGCCCCGCGCCATCGAGCCGAAGACGAACGCGGCCTCGATGCGGTCGGCGAGCGGCGCGAGCGCCTCGATCAGGACGTCCGCAAGTCCTACGCTCTTGCGCAGAATGCCGGCCAGTTCCGGATAGATCGGGTGACCGCGGTTGGCCGAGTACCGGACCTGGTTGCCGACGCGCTCGCTCTCGAGCAGGCCGGCCACCTGCAGGCGCCTCAGCTCCTTGTTCAGCGTCCCGGCGGTCGTGCCGGTCAGGCGGGCGATCTCGCGCACGTGCAGGCGCCGCTCCGGGTTCAGCAGAAGCAGCGAAAGGACCTTCCGCCGGTAGGCGGCGGGGAACAGGAGGGACGCCGCGCCGGCCCGGCGAGATGTAGCGTTCATGGCTACGATAGTAGCAGTAGAAGCTACAACGGGCAAATGCCGACGCGGGAGACGGCGTGCCCGGAGTCGGGATGCGAGGATGGGACAAGGTTGAGCTCATGCAAGCGCCGCAGCGTTCCCGCTCGTCGGTCGGCGTCCGCAGAGCAACGCGGCGCAGGATCCGGCCGTTCCGAGCGTTGCGACAGTGTCGCGGAGGAGGATGGGCCTCGCCATCGGCCGGAGGTCCGAGGGATCCGACTCGGGCGTTCGAAGGCCGGCCGGCATCGACGGCGACGACGTCGGTGAATTGGACGTCCGTCCGACGGCTTTCGAGCTTGAGCCGAGGGGGGAAGGAAAGGCGTCGGGCTGAAGCCCGACCTACAGGTGCGTCGCGTGTCGGGCTAAAGCCCGACCCACGGGGGAGGGTGGTGGGTCGGCCTTCAGGCCGACAATGCGCAGTGGTGGGTCGGCCTTCAGGCCGACACCGCCGACCCCCGCAGGAAATCGTCGTACGCGCGGCGAATGCCCTCGCGCAGTTCGATGCGCGGACGCCAGCCGAGGCGCGCGAGCTTCGTGGTGTCGAGGAGCTTCTGCGGCGTGCCGTCGGGCTTCGAGGTGTCCCAGCGGACCTTCGCATCGCCGCCGACGACCGAGCGCACGACCTCGCTCAGTTCGCGGATCGACAGGTCCGATCCGCATCCGACATTGACGAGCGGCGGCGCGCTTGCGTCGAGCATCGGCGCGATCGTCTCGGCCGGCAGCGCCATCAGGTGGACGCACGCCTCGGCCATGTCGTCGCTGCAGAGGAACTCGCGGCGCGGCGCGCCGGTGCCCCACAGCGGCACCTCGACGTCGCCGCGCACCTTCGCCTCGTGGAACTTGCGGATCATCGCCGGCAGGACGTGGCTCGTGCGGAGGTCGTAGTTGTCGCCGGGGCCGTACAGGTTCGTCGGCATCGCGCACAGGTAGCGCGTGCCGTACTGCCGGTTGTACGACCAGCACATCTCGATGCCCGCGATCTTGGCGATCGCGTAGGGTCGGTTCGTGGGCTCGAGCGGGCCGGTCAGCAGGAACTCCTCGCGGATCGGCTGCGGGCAGTCGCGCGGATAGATGCACGACGAGCCGAGGAACAGCAGGCGCCTCACGCCGGATCGCCACGCCTCGTGGATCACGTTGGTCTGGATGGCGAGGTTCTCGCGGACGAACTCGGCCGGCAGCGTGGCGTTGGCGACGATGCCGCCGACCTTCGCGGCGGCGAGGAAGACCACCTCGGGCCGCTCGTCCCGCATGAACCGCGCGGTCGCGGCCGCGTCGGTCAGGTCGAGTTCGTCGCGGGTGCGCGTGACGAGGTTGCGGTAGCCGCCCGCGCGCAGCACGCGCAGCAGCGCGGAGCCCGCGAGCCCGCGGTGGCCGGCGACGAAGATCCGCGTGTCGGGCGTCATCCTTCGCGGCGGTCGGGGACGGCGTGGCCGTGGCGGCGGACGAGGTCGTCGCGCTGGGCGATCCTGAAGTCCTCGCGCACCATCTCGGAGACGAGTTGCGCGAAGCTCACCTCGGGCGCCCATCCGAGCCGCTCGCGCGCGACGCTCGCGTCGCCGAGCAATGTGTCGACTTCGGCCGGCCGCAGGTAGCGGCGGTCGACGCGCACGATCGTCTGGCCGGGGCGAAGGCCGGTGGCGGCCGCGGGGTCGAGCCGTGAGACGCGCGCGACCTCGTCGGCGCCGGAGCCTTCCCACGCGAGCGCGACGCCGAGTTCCGCCGCGGCGGCGGTGACGAACTCGCGCACGCTGCGCTGCTCGCCGGTCGCGATGACGAGATCCTGCGGCTGCGGTTGCTGGAGCATCAGCCACATCGCGCGCACGTAATCGCGCGCGTGGCCCCAGTCGCGGCGCGCGTCGAGGTTGCCGAGCCACAGGCACTCCTCGAGCCCCAGCACGATGCGCGCGAGCGCGCGGGTGACCTTCCTCGTGACGAAGGTCTCGCCGCGGATCGGCGACTCGTGGTTGAACAGGATGCCGTTGCACGCGTAGAGGCCGTAGGCCTCGCGGTAGTTCACCGTGATCCAGTAACCGTAGAGCTTGGCGACGCCGTAGGGCGAACGCGGATGGAACGGCGTGGTCTCCCGCTGCGGCGTCTCGCGCACGCGGCCGAACATCTCTGAGGTCGAGGCCTGGTAGAAGCGGGTCCGCTCGCGCAGCCCGAGGATGCGGATCGCCTCGAGCAATCGCAGCGGGCCCAGCGCGTCGGAGTTCGCGGTGTACTCGGGCTCCTCGAACGAAACCGCGACGTGGCTCTGCGCGCCGAGGTTGTAGACCTCGTCCGGCTGGACCTTCTCGAGGACGTGCGTGAGGCTCGACGAGTCGGTCAGGTCGCCGTGGTGCAGGATGAAGCGGCGGTTGGCGACGTCCGGCGCCTCGTAGAGATGGTCGATGCGGTCGGTGTTGAAGAGCGAGGTGCGGCGCTTGAGGCCGTGTACCTCGTAGCCCTTGCCGAGGAGCAGTTCGGCGAGGTAGGCGCCGTCCTGGCCCGTGACGCCGGTGATCAGCGCGGTGCGCGGCATGGCGAGGCGGTGCGGAGACGGGGCGACATGCGGTGGCGGTGCGTGCGGGCGGACTCGAAGCTATCACACCCGTGGGGCGGGCTTCAGCCTCTGTGGGTCGAGCTTCAGCCCGACGCCTTTCCTTCGCATGCTCGAACACCGTCGGCCTGAAGGCCGACCCACCGCGGGAATGCTGCATCCTTGTCGGCCCGAAGGCCGACCCACAGAAGGGGACGCGCGAGCGCAGACCCGGATCAGCGCATCTTGCTCAGGCGTTCGGCCATGCGCGTCTGCCAGCCCGGCCCGGTTGCTCTCCATCGCTCGATCACATCGACCGGAAGTCGGATGGAGATCAGCTTGCGCGGATTCTCCGATCGCGGCCGGCCTCCCTTGTTGACCACCGCGCGCGACAGGGCTTCCTCGGTTAGCGCCGGGAGTTCCTTGTACTCGTGCGCCCGAATCCTGTGGGCATCGACCTTCGCAAGGTCAGACTTCAAAGTACGGCGCGAGGCGGGCTTTCTCACGATGGTTTGCCTTTCGCATGCTGAATACATGGCGGGCCGCTCCCCGCAGCGTGTAGCCGATCAAAACGAGGCGGCCGGCCAGCAAGCCGTAGCAGACGATTCGAGGCTCGCCGTAGTTTCTGCGCCTGTCCTCGAACTCGACCGTGGTGCCCGCGAACACGATCGCGGCATCCTCGAAGTCCAGGCCCCGTTCGGCGAGCGTCGTGCCCGCTTCGCCGGGTCGAAGGTGAGGCGCATCGGTTATTGTATCTACAACAACCGCGACGCGCAAGGACAGCCGTCGTCGCGGGAGTGCGCAGGGGAAACAGGAGCAGGACTGGATGCCGGCATCGAGACCGGCATGGGTAGATGAGGCGGGTTGAGGCGCAAGTGCGTCGGGCCGAAGCCCGATCGAAGGTGAGAATGCCGCATCCTAGTCGGGCTGAAGCCCGACCCACAGCGGGGGTTGTGGGTCGGCCTTCAGGCCGACATGGGGCGATTGGTAGGTCGGCCTTCAGGCCGACATGGGGCGATTGGTAGGTCGGCCTTCAGGCCGACATGGGGCGATTGGTAGGTCGGCCTTCAGGCCGACACCGAGGATGCCGAAATTCATCGCAATGACGGTAGACGGCGATTGTGAATCCAACTGGAACCGCGGCGCACAGCGCCGTCACACGCACTTGATGCCGCGATTTTCGAACCCCGGACGCGGCACGCGATGATGCGCACGCTGCGCTGCGTGCTGCTGACGCTGCTCGTGACCGCGCTGCTGGTCGCGGGAGCGGGGACGATCGCCGCATGGCGCGTCGGCTACTGGCTCGAGGCGCCGGGAGAGGCGCCGCGCCATGCCGACGCGATCGCGGTTCTGGGCGGGGACGAGGAGGGCGAGCGCGCGCTGCGTGCGATGGCGCTCTACCGCGAAGGTTACGCGCCGCTGTTCGTCGTGACCGGTCTCGAGCGCGGCGTCGCGCCGGTGCCGGCGGAACTCAACTGGCGCATCGAGATGCTCGAAGCGGGCGGCGTGCCGCGTTCGGCGATGCGATTCGAGGCGGAGCCGTACAACAGCTACACCGAGGCGGTGCTCCTGCGCGACCTGATGCGCAGGGAGGGCTGGCGCACGATCCTCGTGGTGAGCGATCCGCCGCACATGCGGCGGTTGTCGTGGATGTACGCCGACGCGTTCGGGGGCACCGGGCTCGAGTATGTGCTCGTCGCGTCGCAGCCCGACTGGTGGCGGCCCGGCGAGTGGTGGCGCGTCGAGCGCTCGGGACAATTCGTGCTGCAGGAGATCATCAAGCTCGGGTACTACGCCGCGCGGAAGTGGCGGCAATGACCTGTGGGTCGGCCTTCAGGCCGACGTGGTGCTTCCGGTGGGTCGGCCTTCAGGCCGACATGGACCGGCGCGTCGGGCTGAAGCCCGACCCACGGAGAGGCGCCCGTCGGGCTGAAGCCCGACCCACAGCCCATCCCGTAGGTCGGCCTTCAGGCCGACATGGACCGGCGCGTCGGGCTGAAGCCCGACCCACGGAGACGCGCCTGTCCGCCTGAAGCCCGACCTACGCGATCCGGCCGTTCTCCATGCGCAGGACGCGCTGCGCGACGGCGAGGCTCGCGGGCCGGTGGGTGATCAGGAGCACCGTCCTGCCGGCGAGCGCCTCACGCGAAGCTTCGAGGAATTCGATCTCGCCCTGCGGATCGAACATCGCGGTGGCCTCGTCGAGGATGAGGATCGGCGGATCCTTGAGGAGCGCGCGGGCGAGCGCGAGCCGCTGCTGCTGGCCGCCGGACAGGCGCACGCCGCGGTCGCCGACGATCGTGTCG
This region includes:
- a CDS encoding GDP-L-fucose synthase, with protein sequence MTPDTRIFVAGHRGLAGSALLRVLRAGGYRNLVTRTRDELDLTDAAATARFMRDERPEVVFLAAAKVGGIVANATLPAEFVRENLAIQTNVIHEAWRSGVRRLLFLGSSCIYPRDCPQPIREEFLLTGPLEPTNRPYAIAKIAGIEMCWSYNRQYGTRYLCAMPTNLYGPGDNYDLRTSHVLPAMIRKFHEAKVRGDVEVPLWGTGAPRREFLCSDDMAEACVHLMALPAETIAPMLDASAPPLVNVGCGSDLSIRELSEVVRSVVGGDAKVRWDTSKPDGTPQKLLDTTKLARLGWRPRIELREGIRRAYDDFLRGSAVSA
- a CDS encoding nucleotidyltransferase domain-containing protein, coding for MNATSRRAGAASLLFPAAYRRKVLSLLLLNPERRLHVREIARLTGTTAGTLNKELRRLQVAGLLESERVGNQVRYSANRGHPIYPELAGILRKSVGLADVLIEALAPLADRIEAAFVFGSMARGTESADSDIDLLIVGAVDFGSVVDALQAAQQQLGRDINPKVYSLREWKSMLRSGDSFAVEVMARPRIPLIGSDDEPAKP
- the gmd gene encoding GDP-mannose 4,6-dehydratase, which produces MPRTALITGVTGQDGAYLAELLLGKGYEVHGLKRRTSLFNTDRIDHLYEAPDVANRRFILHHGDLTDSSSLTHVLEKVQPDEVYNLGAQSHVAVSFEEPEYTANSDALGPLRLLEAIRILGLRERTRFYQASTSEMFGRVRETPQRETTPFHPRSPYGVAKLYGYWITVNYREAYGLYACNGILFNHESPIRGETFVTRKVTRALARIVLGLEECLWLGNLDARRDWGHARDYVRAMWLMLQQPQPQDLVIATGEQRSVREFVTAAAAELGVALAWEGSGADEVARVSRLDPAAATGLRPGQTIVRVDRRYLRPAEVDTLLGDASVARERLGWAPEVSFAQLVSEMVREDFRIAQRDDLVRRHGHAVPDRREG
- a CDS encoding YdcF family protein translates to MRTLRCVLLTLLVTALLVAGAGTIAAWRVGYWLEAPGEAPRHADAIAVLGGDEEGERALRAMALYREGYAPLFVVTGLERGVAPVPAELNWRIEMLEAGGVPRSAMRFEAEPYNSYTEAVLLRDLMRREGWRTILVVSDPPHMRRLSWMYADAFGGTGLEYVLVASQPDWWRPGEWWRVERSGQFVLQEIIKLGYYAARKWRQ
- a CDS encoding BrnA antitoxin family protein codes for the protein MYSACERQTIVRKPASRRTLKSDLAKVDAHRIRAHEYKELPALTEEALSRAVVNKGGRPRSENPRKLISIRLPVDVIERWRATGPGWQTRMAERLSKMR